In Streptococcus porcinus, the genomic window CCAGACCAATCACTTAGCTTACGATCCTTCACAGCATTATCTTTGAAATAGCCGTTGTAAACTGATTTACTATTATCTTCTTCTGGTTTAATTTCCTTGCCATCACGCTTAGTTGTTAATTCTAAAGCTTTAAGGTTTTCACGCATAACACTGAAGTAATCCTCACCAGCTTTGATCTCTTTTTGGGTTAAACTTTCGAGTGGGCTTAAAACGACAGACTTGACACCTGCTTCTTTGGCAAGTGTTTTAGCAACTTTACTTGAGGCATTCTCTTCAAAATAGATATATTTGATATCATATTTTTTTACATATTTTGAAAGTTCAGCTAAACGTTTTGCTGAAGGCTCATTTTCTGGAGAAACACCATTAATAGCAATTTGATTTAAACCATAGTCAAGTGCCATGTAACCAAAAGCAGCATGTTGTGTCACAAAACTCTTTTGTTTTGCTGAAGATAAAGCCTCACTATAGTCTTTATCTAGCTTTTTCAGTTTTTCAATATATGCAGCTGCATTTGATTTGAAGACATCAGCTTTCTTAGGGTATTTCTTTGAAAGCGAATCGCGGATATTTTCCACTACAGTAATGCTACGATATGGAGATAACCAGACATGGGGATCAAATTTATGGCTATGACCTTCCTCATCATGATGGTCATGATCTTTTTTGCTTTCTTCATGGTCATGGTCTTCACTTGAACCAGCAGCTAAAATCATTGACCCTGTTCCCTTAATATAATCAACTTTATCTGATTTAATTGATTTTTTCACTTTTGGAATCCAAGTTTCCATATTATCATCCATGTAGACGATTGCATCCGAATCTTGAATTTTTTTGACATCCTTCGTCGTTGGCTCAAACTCATGGGGCTCAGTTCCAGCTTTCATTAACATTGAAACATCGCCATCATTGCCTACAACCCCTTTAGTAAATTCATACACGGGATAAAAAGTCGTCATTATCTTAACTTTAGTATCTTCTGCTTCTACTTGCTTAACTTGACTTAATTGCCATGCTGATGTCAATCCGACAAAACTCATCATTAAAAGAATTTTCTTTTTCATGATTCCTCCTCTTTTATTAACTGGTTAAAGTTTCACTGGTTAAGTATATCATTTAAAAAAGAAAATGTCACGTAATTTTATTTCTTCAGGAGTTATCGTGAAAAAAATAACTTCTATATTTCTTTTCGTCATTCTATAGAGCTAATCCGTAGATATAAGATAAAATGTAAGGTTCTAGGAAAAAGTAAGCTAAAGAGCCCAATCCTATGGAATAGAGAACTAGGCCCTTAACTAACAATAAATATTAGCAACTTTTTGATCATTAATATCTAACGTAGACATTTTAAAGAATTCGCAAATTCCTACATAGTCGCTTTTAGTCTTACTTCAATATTAAGCTTTTTATTACTGTCCGATAAATAAGCACCTATAACTTCTAGTTGACTCCCCCGCGGAAACAACAATTCAAGTTCCGAAGGAACCCATGAATAGGGCTCAACAAAAGCTGCCTTTGTTCCTCTATTAA contains:
- a CDS encoding zinc ABC transporter substrate-binding protein AdcA; translation: MKKKILLMMSFVGLTSAWQLSQVKQVEAEDTKVKIMTTFYPVYEFTKGVVGNDGDVSMLMKAGTEPHEFEPTTKDVKKIQDSDAIVYMDDNMETWIPKVKKSIKSDKVDYIKGTGSMILAAGSSEDHDHEESKKDHDHHDEEGHSHKFDPHVWLSPYRSITVVENIRDSLSKKYPKKADVFKSNAAAYIEKLKKLDKDYSEALSSAKQKSFVTQHAAFGYMALDYGLNQIAINGVSPENEPSAKRLAELSKYVKKYDIKYIYFEENASSKVAKTLAKEAGVKSVVLSPLESLTQKEIKAGEDYFSVMRENLKALELTTKRDGKEIKPEEDNSKSVYNGYFKDNAVKDRKLSDWSGNWQSVYPYLQDGTLDQVMDYKAKKSKGKMTAKEYKDYYEAGYKTDVTAIKINGKKSTITFERGDDKKTFTYSYSGKKIITYEKGNRGVRYMFEAKEKDAGEFKYIQFSDHEIAPNKAEHFHLYWGAQGHDEIASKWDHWPTYYKSDLSGREIAQEINAH